In Bacteroidota bacterium, the genomic stretch TTTCATAGAAGTAAGCGCTTTTTCTTCCAAACGCTCTCTAAACTCGTCCTTCCTAAAATTGGAGAATTGGACAAAAACCAATACGGAGGTAACACCAAAAATAATGGAAAAAAACAAACTGCTATATATGGCTATTCTCCTCTTTAACGTCATACTAGTCTGCTTTTAAAAAATAACCATAACCCGGTCTTGTTTGAATCAACTTAACTGCAAAATCTTTATCTATTTTTTTACGTAAAAAATTAATGTATACCTCTATGGTATTGTAGTTGGTTTCAATATTGTAATCCCAAATAGTTTCGGCTATTACCTGCTTTGAAACAGATTTACCTTTGGCCTTGGCTAACAAAACAAGTAACTGGTACTCCTTAGGCGATAATATAATTTCTATACCCTGCCTCTGTACTTTTAGCTCTGTTAAATTAATTTCCAGGTCGTCAATAGCTAGTTTCTCTTCTATTTGCTGAGGGTTATTTTTCCTGCGTAACAAAGCGGAAATACGCACAAATAACTCGTCAAAATGAAACGGTTTTACCAAATAATCATCTGCCCCGTTATTAAACGCCTTAACTTTATCACTTACTTCGCCAAAAGCTGTTAAAACAATAATGGGTGTTTCTTTGTCATTTGCCCTTATTTGTTTACAAACCTCAAATCCATTAATACCCGGCACATTAATATCTAAAATAAACAAATCGTATTTGCTAATATGGGCTTGCTTTAAAAGCAAACTTCCATCATACACCACATCGCATTCAAATTCCTTCGACACAAGAAACTGCTTAATCTCTTTCGATAAAGTAAAATCATCTTCCAGTAGTAGAATTTTCATACGGTTATGCTAATTAAACAAAATTTATCTAAAGTATTACTATACTTTGAAACGATGATGAAATTCGCGTTCCAAATCCTCCTTATGATCAGGATGTGCTAAATTAATTAAAGCCAACGCCCGTTGTTCTAAATTTTTCCCAAACAAATTAACAGCCCCATACTCGGTTACCACCCAATGAATGTGCCCTCTGGTTGTTACCACACCTGCACCATTTTTCAAAGTAGAAACAATTCTGGAAATACCTTTACTGGTTGTAGAAGGTAATGCTATAATAGGTTTTCCGCCTTTTGATAGAGATGCCCCCCTTATAAAATCCATTTGACCACCTATACCAGAATATTGATAGGTCCCAATAGAATCCGCGCATACCTGCCCAGTAATATCAATTTCGATAGCACTGTTTATACAAGTTGCTTTATCATTTTTTCTGATAATATCTGTATCATTTACATAATCTATTTCTAAACCATTAATCAATGGATTGTCATTAACAAAATCATATAGTTTTTTAGTTCCTGCCATAAATGAGGTAACCACTTTACCTTTTTTAACAGTCTTCATACTATTGTTTATAACACCACTCTCAATTAAAGGCAATACTCCATCCGAAAACATTTCAGTATGAATACCCAAGTTTTTATGATTTGTTAAATTACGCAATACCAAATCAGGAATAGCTCCAATACCTAGTTGCAATGTTGCCCCATCTTCAACCAATGCTGCCACATTTCTCCCAATTTGTTCAACCACCGGTGTTATATCTTTTGTATAATCAACCTCATATAAAGGCTCATCATTCCAAACCATTTTATCAATTTGGGTTATATGAATAAACCCATTTCCATGTACTCTGGGCATATTAGGATTTACTTGTGCTATAATTTTTTTAGCACTCGCCACGGCAGCTTTTGCTATATCAACCGAGGTACCCATTGAACAATATCCATGTGTATCAGGAGGAGATACATGTATAATAGCCACATCAATGGGCAAATAATTTTCACGAAACAATCGTGGAATTTCGCTTAAAAAGACCGGGACATAATCTCCCTGCCCATTATTAACGGCCGAACGTGTATTAGCCGATACAAACAGAGAGTTAATATAAAAGCTATCCTTATATTTAATATTACCAAAATCAATATTACCAAAAGTAGTAATACTCACGATTTCAACACGTTTCAACTCTTCGTATCTATTTAATAAATGTTGTACTAAATAAACAGGAGTAGCTGCACTTCCATGTATAAATACCCTATTACCTGATT encodes the following:
- a CDS encoding acetyl-CoA hydrolase/transferase C-terminal domain-containing protein; translated protein: MSNSISDSKYVTAENAVSVVKSGNRVFIHGSAATPVYLVQHLLNRYEELKRVEIVSITTFGNIDFGNIKYKDSFYINSLFVSANTRSAVNNGQGDYVPVFLSEIPRLFRENYLPIDVAIIHVSPPDTHGYCSMGTSVDIAKAAVASAKKIIAQVNPNMPRVHGNGFIHITQIDKMVWNDEPLYEVDYTKDITPVVEQIGRNVAALVEDGATLQLGIGAIPDLVLRNLTNHKNLGIHTEMFSDGVLPLIESGVINNSMKTVKKGKVVTSFMAGTKKLYDFVNDNPLINGLEIDYVNDTDIIRKNDKATCINSAIEIDITGQVCADSIGTYQYSGIGGQMDFIRGASLSKGGKPIIALPSTTSKGISRIVSTLKNGAGVVTTRGHIHWVVTEYGAVNLFGKNLEQRALALINLAHPDHKEDLEREFHHRFKV
- a CDS encoding response regulator transcription factor produces the protein MKILLLEDDFTLSKEIKQFLVSKEFECDVVYDGSLLLKQAHISKYDLFILDINVPGINGFEVCKQIRANDKETPIIVLTAFGEVSDKVKAFNNGADDYLVKPFHFDELFVRISALLRRKNNPQQIEEKLAIDDLEINLTELKVQRQGIEIILSPKEYQLLVLLAKAKGKSVSKQVIAETIWDYNIETNYNTIEVYINFLRKKIDKDFAVKLIQTRPGYGYFLKAD